The Kosakonia sp. SMBL-WEM22 sequence ATGTCGGGCCTTATCACCGCTGTGTTTATCGTGCTCACTTGCAACATCGTTACCGGCATTATGATCGGCTTCGCTTCGCTGGTGATTGGCCGTGTGGTCTCGGGTGAGTGGCGCAAGCTGAACATCGGCACCGTGGTGATCGCCATCGCGCTGGTGGCGTTCTATGCTGGCGGCTGGGCGATCTAATCATTAAACATTCGGACAATGGGCAACTTCGGTTGCCCATTTTTTTGCCCACAGCCCGGTTGCTTTGCGTTAAGCTGAAAGACCCCGTCTCAGGTCTGATGCGGGTATAACAACACACTGCAAACAGGGAACGCATGGAAATTTTCTTTACCATTCTCATCATGACCCTTGTGGTATCGCTCTCCGGTGTTATCACTCGAGTTCTGCCGTTTCAAATCCCCTTACCGCTGATGCAGATTGCCATCGGTGCGTTACTCGCCTTACCAACCTTCGGTTTGCACGTTGAGTTCGACCCGGAACTCTTCCTTGTGCTGTTTATTCCGCCGCTGCTCTTTGCCGACGGTTGGAAAACGCCGACGCGCGAATTCCTTGAGCACGGGCGCGAGATATTTGGTCTTGCGCTGGCACTGGTGCTGGTCACCGTGGTGGGTATCGGCTTCTTAATTTACTGGATGGTGCCGGGCATCCCGCTGGTACCGGCCTTTGCGCTGGCGGCGGTGCTGTCGCCAACCGATGCGGTGGCGCTCTCCGGCATCGTTGGTGAAGGGCGCATCCCGAAAAAGATCATGGGCATCCTGCAGGGTGAGGCGCTGATGAATGACGCCTCCGGCCTGGTGTCGCTGAAGTTCGCGGTCGCCGTGGCAATGGGCACGATGGTCTTTACCGTCGGCGGCGCCACGGTCGAGTTCTTCAAAGTGGCGATTGGCGGCCTGCTGGCCGGTTTCGCCGTCAGCTGGCTCTATGGTCGCTCGCTGCGTTTCCTCAGCCGCTGGGGTGGCGACGAACCGGCCACGCAAATCGTGCTGCTGTTCCTGCTGCCGTTCGCCTCTTACCTGATTGCCGAGCATATCGGCTTCTCCGGCATTCTCGCCGCCGTCGCCGCCGGGATGACTATTACCCGCTCTGGCGTGATGCGCACCGCACCGCTGGCGATGCGCCTGCGCGCAAACAGCACCTGGTCGATGCTGGAGTTTGTCTTTAACGGCATGGTGTTCCTGCTGTTGGGCCTGCAACTGCCGGGGATTCTGGAGTCCTCGCTGGTGGCGGCAGAAGCCGATCCCAACGTCGAAACCTGGATGCTGTTTACCGATATCGTGCTGATTTATGCTGCGCTGATGCTGGTGCGTTTTGGCTGGCTGTGGGTGATGAAGAACTTCAGCCGTCGCTTCCTGACCAACAAGCCGATGGAGTTCGGCGCATGGAGCACCCGCGAACTGTTGATTGCCACTTTTGCCGGTGTGCGCGGGGCGATTACCCTTGCCGGTGTGCTCTCAATTCCGCTCCTGCTGCCGACCGGCGATGTCTTCCCGGCGCGTTATGAGCTGGTGTTCCTTGCCGCCGGGGTGATCCTCTTTTCACTCTTTGTCGGCGTGATTGCCCTGCCGATGCTGTTGCAGCGTATCGAAGTGCGTGACCACGCCCAGCAGCAGAAAGAGGAGCGCATGGCGCGCGCGGCGACCGCCGATGTGGCGATTGTGGCGATCCAGAAGATGGAGGAGCGCCTGGCAGCGGATACCGAAGAGAATATCGATACCCAGCTGCTGACGGAGGTGAGTTCGCGGGTGATTGGTAACCTGCGCCGCCGCGCCGATGGTCGTAATGATGCGGAAAACACCCTGCAGGAAGAGAACCTCGAACGCCGCTTCCGCCTGGCGGCGCTGCGCTCGGAGCGCGCCGAGCTCTACCATCTGCGCGCCACCCGCCAGATCAGTAACGAGACGCTGCAAAAGATGCTGCACGACCTCGATCTGCTCGAAGCGCTGCTCATCGAGAACAAGTAAGCTTGGCTGCAATGCCGGATGGCGGCTGCGCCTTATCCGGCCTACAAAACCGTAGGCCGGATGCCAAACGTAGGCCTGATAAGCGCAGCGCCATCAGGCATTAAACGGCTTCAATACCTCTCTTTATGCGCGTTGCGCCGCCTGCTTCAACCGCGCGACCAACTCAAACTCGTTGAAATTGACCGGCCGCTGCTGCTGGAGGGAGATATTGCCCGCAATGCCGGATGGCGGCTGCGCCTTATCCGGCCTACAAAACCTTAGGCCGGATGCCAAACGTAGGCCTGATAAGCGCAGCGCCATCAGGCATTAAACGGCTTCAATACCTCTCTTTATGTGCGGTGCGCCGCCTGCTTCAACCGCGCGACCAACTCAAACTCGTTGAAATTGACCGGCCGCTGCTGCTGGAGGGAGATATTGCCCGCAATGCCGGATGGCGGCTGCGCCTTATCCGGCCTACAAAACCATAGGCCGGATGCCAAACGTAGGCCTGATAAGCGCAGCGCCATCAGGCATTAAACGGCTTCAATACCTCTCTTTATGCGCGTTGCGCCGCCTGCTTCAACCGCGCGACCAACTCAAACTCGTTAAAATTGACCGGCCGCTGCTGCTGGAGGGAGATATTGCCCGCAATGCCGGTCAATATCGACATCGCCCCCGCGCGGTGATCGGCTGCGCGTTGCAGCGGGTCGTTATCCGGAGTGCCAAACAGATCCGCCAACATCGCGTTATCCCCGCCACCGTGCCCGCCTTCGCCGAGGGTAAACTCCGCTTTCCACGGCGCGGCAAACATCGGGAAAACGGTGATATCACACGAGGTCAGGCTCCCCTCATTGGCGCGCTCGCCGCCTGCATTCACATAGGATTTCTCGACGATTTTCATCTCCAGCCGCCCGAGGCTACCGTTAAACACCACGTTCAGACCTTCCCACGGCAGATAGGTGTTGAGTGAATAGGTCAGCTGGCACTGATTCTGGTACTTCACCAGCACCGACATCGTATCCTCAATAGTGATGCCGTCGCTAAAGACGCTCTGATCGCGCCAGTAGTTATCCTCATGTTCCGCATCAAGATAGAGCGCTTTTAACTGCGGGTTATCCGCCATATGCAGCGCAAACGGGTCGTCCTGGGCAGCGGCATAGCCGTGCGCGCGCGGGTAGAAGTGCGTCACGCCGCGCTTCTCGGCATTCTCTTTCCCGTAGAAGCGCAGGCCGCCCTCGGCATACACCCGCAGCGGGAAGCTGTCGAGCCAGAAGTTCATCAGATCGAAATGGTGAGTCGATTTATGCACCAGCAGGCCGCCGCTGTTGCGCTTCTCCCGGTGCCAGCGACGGAAGTAGTCCGCGCCATGTTCGGTATTGAGCAGCCACTCAAAATGCACCGAGTAGACTTCGCCGATGGTTTTGTTCATCAGCAGTTCACGCACTTTGCTGTGGTGCGGTGCATAGCGATAGTTGAACGCGACGCGCACGGTTTTGCCGGTCTCTTCAATGGCATCCAGAATACGCAGCGCGCGCGTCTCGTCGATGGTCATCGGTTTTTCGGTGATTACATCGCAG is a genomic window containing:
- a CDS encoding Na+/H+ antiporter yields the protein MEIFFTILIMTLVVSLSGVITRVLPFQIPLPLMQIAIGALLALPTFGLHVEFDPELFLVLFIPPLLFADGWKTPTREFLEHGREIFGLALALVLVTVVGIGFLIYWMVPGIPLVPAFALAAVLSPTDAVALSGIVGEGRIPKKIMGILQGEALMNDASGLVSLKFAVAVAMGTMVFTVGGATVEFFKVAIGGLLAGFAVSWLYGRSLRFLSRWGGDEPATQIVLLFLLPFASYLIAEHIGFSGILAAVAAGMTITRSGVMRTAPLAMRLRANSTWSMLEFVFNGMVFLLLGLQLPGILESSLVAAEADPNVETWMLFTDIVLIYAALMLVRFGWLWVMKNFSRRFLTNKPMEFGAWSTRELLIATFAGVRGAITLAGVLSIPLLLPTGDVFPARYELVFLAAGVILFSLFVGVIALPMLLQRIEVRDHAQQQKEERMARAATADVAIVAIQKMEERLAADTEENIDTQLLTEVSSRVIGNLRRRADGRNDAENTLQEENLERRFRLAALRSERAELYHLRATRQISNETLQKMLHDLDLLEALLIENK
- a CDS encoding Gfo/Idh/MocA family oxidoreductase; protein product: MKKYALVGTGGRAGLYISAIGGQWRENARMVAFCDTNQTRMDYANQLLMQEGAASVPTWLAGQFETMIRETRPDTIIVTTMDRTHDDYIVRALRVGCDVITEKPMTIDETRALRILDAIEETGKTVRVAFNYRYAPHHSKVRELLMNKTIGEVYSVHFEWLLNTEHGADYFRRWHREKRNSGGLLVHKSTHHFDLMNFWLDSFPLRVYAEGGLRFYGKENAEKRGVTHFYPRAHGYAAAQDDPFALHMADNPQLKALYLDAEHEDNYWRDQSVFSDGITIEDTMSVLVKYQNQCQLTYSLNTYLPWEGLNVVFNGSLGRLEMKIVEKSYVNAGGERANEGSLTSCDITVFPMFAAPWKAEFTLGEGGHGGGDNAMLADLFGTPDNDPLQRAADHRAGAMSILTGIAGNISLQQQRPVNFNEFELVARLKQAAQRA